One window of the Ammospiza caudacuta isolate bAmmCau1 chromosome 9, bAmmCau1.pri, whole genome shotgun sequence genome contains the following:
- the GOLGA7B gene encoding golgin subfamily A member 7B isoform X1 → MGSAPSALGTSGTASQGDTVHSLQELRRSASLATKVFVQRDYSDGTTCQFQTKFPPELESRIERQLFEETVKTLNGFYAEAEKIGGSSYLEGCLACATAYFIFLCMETHYEKVLKKISKYIQDQNEKIYAPRGLLLTDPLERGMRVIEISIYEDRCSSGSSSSGSSSSSSGGGGGGAGGR, encoded by the exons ATGGGGTCTGCCCCCTCTGCGCTGGGGACCTCGGGGACGGCCAGCCAGGGTGACACA gtgcacagcctgcaggagctgcggCGCAGCGCGTCCCTGGCCACCAAGGTCTTTGTGCAGCGGGATTACAGTGATGGGACCACGTGCCAGTTCCAGACAAAGTTTCCCCCTGAGCTGGAGAGCCGG ATTGAGCGGCAACTTTTTGAGGAAACTGTGAAAACCCTAAATGGCTTCTACGCTGAGGCAGAGAAGATTGGGGGCAGCTCATACCTCGAGGGGTGCCTGGCCTGTGCCACTGCCTATTTCATCTTTCTCTGCATGGAGACACATTATGAGAAG GTCCTGAAGAAGATCTCCAAGTACATCCAGGACCAGAATGAGAAGATCTATGCACCACGGGGGCTGCTGCTCACTGACCCCCTGGAGCGTGGCATGAGGGTC ATCGAGATCTCCATCTACGAGGACCGGTGCAGCAGCGGCAGCTCCAGCAgcggcagctccagcagcagcagcggtgGCGGTGGAGGCGGGGCGGGGGGCCGGTGA
- the ZFYVE27 gene encoding protrudin: MQAVERDGAAGGPEGAAGAAEAPPEPSPPKAAAAFDLLELVRSYRRLELYLEPLRDAADGVRSLLRWQRPVCSLLVCLGLNFLLLTLGQAAWYSVLALLVAVPALLGYLQETCRARPSEPELVRRRYHSIRREDLRKVQLSRQEAIAQVKSFLIQLEGFLNGMCCSCEAVYRVLYWENPTVSSQFYGALLGTICVLYLLPLCWVLAILNSTLFLGNTQFYQVIRELKASIEQCVGSKPLESTPEPAEPLPPAAAPDRTPTPTSAEDLTPGSVEEAEEAEPDEEFKDAIEEDDESSQCSAEFDLSLPDNGFMSKNEVIRSKVSRLTERLRKRYPSNNFGNCTGCAATFSVLKKRRSCSNCGNSFCSRCCSFKVPKAVMGATAPEAQKETVFVCALCNQVLIK; this comes from the exons ATGCAGGCGGTGGAGCGGGACGGGGCGGCAGGCGGCCCGGAAGGGGCGGCGGGAGCTGCTGAGGCCCCGCCGGAGCCGTCGCCGCCCAAGGCCGCCGCTGCTTTCgacctgctggagctggtgcgGAGCTACCGGCGGCTGGAGCTCTACCTGGAGCCGCTGCGGGACGCCGCCGACGGTGTCCGCTCCCTCCTCCG GTGGCAGCGGCCTGTGTGCTCTCTCCTGGTCTGCCTCGGCCTCAACTTCCTCCTGCTCACCCTCGGCCAAG CTGCCTGGTACTCGGTGCTCGCCCTGCTGGTGGCGGTGCCGGCCCTGCTGGGCTACCTGCAGGAGACGTGCCGGGCCCGGCCCTCGGAGCCGGAGCTGGTGCGCAGGAGGTACCACAGCATCCGCAGGGAGGACCTGCGCAAGGTGCAGCTCTCGCGGCAGGAGGCCATCGCCCAGGTCAAGAGCTT CCTGATCCAGCTGGAGGGGTTTCTGAACgggatgtgctgcagctgtgaggCAGTGTACCGTGTGCTGTACTGGGAGAACCCCACTGTCTCTTCCCA GTTTTATGGGGCACTACTGGGTACTATCTGTGTCCTCTacctgctgcccctctgctgggTCCTGGCCATCCTCAATAGCACCCTCTTTCTGGGCAACACCCAGTTCTATCAAG TGATAAGGGAGCTCAAGGCCTCCATTGAGCAGTGTGTGGGCTCCAAACCCCTCGAGAGCACTCCAGAACCTGCTGAACCCctgccaccagctgctgccccagatCGGACCCCCACCCCCACCAGTGCCGAG GACCTTACCCCTGGCAGTGTGGAGGAAGCAGAGGAAGCAGAACCTGATGAAGAGTTCAAAGATGCAATTGAG gagGATGATGAgagctctcagtgctcagcagagTTTGACCTCAGCCTCCCAGACAATGGTTTTATGAGCAAGAATGAGGTGATCCGCAGCAAGGTGTCCCGCCTGACCGAGCGCCTGCGCAAGCGCTACCCCAGCAACAACTTCG GGAActgcacaggctgtgctgccaccTTCTCTGTGCTCAAGAAGAGG CGGAGCTGCAGTAACTGTGGGAACAGCTTCTGCTCCAGGTGTTGTTCCTTCAAAGTCCCCAAGGCTGTGATGGGAGCCACGG CCCCGGAGGCTCAGAAGGAGACAGTGTTTGTGTGTGCGCTCTGCAACCAGGTGCTCATCAAGTGA
- the GOLGA7B gene encoding golgin subfamily A member 7B isoform X2 gives MATEVHSLQELRRSASLATKVFVQRDYSDGTTCQFQTKFPPELESRIERQLFEETVKTLNGFYAEAEKIGGSSYLEGCLACATAYFIFLCMETHYEKVLKKISKYIQDQNEKIYAPRGLLLTDPLERGMRVIEISIYEDRCSSGSSSSGSSSSSSGGGGGGAGGR, from the exons ATGGCCACGGAG gtgcacagcctgcaggagctgcggCGCAGCGCGTCCCTGGCCACCAAGGTCTTTGTGCAGCGGGATTACAGTGATGGGACCACGTGCCAGTTCCAGACAAAGTTTCCCCCTGAGCTGGAGAGCCGG ATTGAGCGGCAACTTTTTGAGGAAACTGTGAAAACCCTAAATGGCTTCTACGCTGAGGCAGAGAAGATTGGGGGCAGCTCATACCTCGAGGGGTGCCTGGCCTGTGCCACTGCCTATTTCATCTTTCTCTGCATGGAGACACATTATGAGAAG GTCCTGAAGAAGATCTCCAAGTACATCCAGGACCAGAATGAGAAGATCTATGCACCACGGGGGCTGCTGCTCACTGACCCCCTGGAGCGTGGCATGAGGGTC ATCGAGATCTCCATCTACGAGGACCGGTGCAGCAGCGGCAGCTCCAGCAgcggcagctccagcagcagcagcggtgGCGGTGGAGGCGGGGCGGGGGGCCGGTGA
- the SFRP5 gene encoding secreted frizzled-related protein 5 → MPQAGTPPGSRGTALLALSLLLAGSLGGGQHYDYYGWQPESLPHGRFYGREPQCLDIPADMQLCRDVGYKRMRLPNLLEHETMAEAKQQAGSWVPLLAKQCHTDTQLFLCSLFAPVCLDRPVYPCRSLCEVVRDSCAPVMESYGFPWPEMLHCGKFPSDHELCIAVQFGNSKATPPPVSKICTQCEMEHKADGMMEQMCSSDFVVKMRIKEVTEENGERRLVAAQKKKVLKLGPLKRKDTKKMVLHMRNAGACPCPQLDSLSGSFLVMGRKVGGRLLLLAIYPWQKHNKEMKFAVKFMFSYPCPLYHPLLYGAGQH, encoded by the exons ATGCCGCAGGCGGGCACCCCCCCGGGCTCCCGGGGCACGGCGCTGCTGGCCCTGTCGCTGCTGCTGGCGGGGTCCCTGGGCGGCGGGCAGCACTACGACTACTACGGCTGGCAGCCCGAGAGCCTGCCCCACGGGCGCTTCTACGGGCGGGAGCCGCAGTGCCTCGACATCCCGGCCGACATGCAGCTCTGCCGCGACGTGGGCTACAAGCGCATGCGGCTGCCCAACCTGCTGGAGCACGAGACCATGGCCGAGGCCAAGCAGCAGGCCGGCAGCTGGGTGCCCCTGCTCGCCAAGCAGTGTCACACAGATACCCAgctcttcctctgctccctcttCGCCCCCGTGTGCCTCGACCGGCCCGTGTACCCGTGCCGCTCCCTCTGCGAGGTGGTGCGGGACTCCTGTGCCCCCGTCATGGAGTCCTACGGCTTCCCCTGGCCTGAGATGCTGCACTGTGGCAAGTTCCCCTCTGACCACGAGCTCTGCATCGCCGTCCAGTTTGGGAACAGCAAAGCCACGCCGCCCCCAG TGTCCAAGATCTGCACCCAGTGTGAGATGGAGCACAAGGCGGATGGCATGATGGAGCAGATGTGCTCCAGTGACTTTG TGGTGAAAATGCGCATCAAGGAGGTGACGGAGGAGAACGGGGAGCGCCGGCTGGTGGCTGCCCAGAAGAAGAAGGTGCTGAAACTGGGCCCGCTGAAGCGCAAGGACACCAAGAAGATGGTGCTGCACATGAGGAACGCGggtgcctgcccctgcccccaGCTCGACAGCCTCAGCGGCAGCTTCCTGGTCATGGGCCGCAAGGTGGGCGGccgcctgctcctgctggccatcTACCCCTGGCAGAAGCACAACAAGGAGATGAAGTTTGCAGTCAAGTTCATGTTCTCCTACCCTTGCCCACTCTACCACCCCCTGCTCTATGGGGCTGGGCAGCATTAG